A genomic region of Bacillus sp. 2205SS5-2 contains the following coding sequences:
- the comER gene encoding late competence protein ComER, producing the protein MKIGIIGTGNMGKILIQSLVESEAISPSQLFITNRNLTKAREIQKEIPLLTICETVSQTIKSADLIFLCVKPLDMHPILFKHNHLFTAEKCLVSITSPVSVTQLESVVDCSCARLIPSITNRVLSGVSLLSFSTNCWTDWKEILFSLAEKISTPVEIDENITRVSSDIVSCGPAFFSYITQRFIDGAVEETKISKSQATLLASQMLIGLGELLKKNVYTLPSLQEKVCVKGGVTGEGIKVLESEIGDMFQKVFRATHEKFEEDLSNTKKQFKTY; encoded by the coding sequence ATGAAAATTGGCATCATTGGTACGGGGAATATGGGAAAAATTCTTATCCAGTCTCTTGTGGAATCAGAAGCAATTTCTCCTTCCCAATTGTTTATTACTAATAGAAATCTTACGAAGGCAAGAGAAATTCAGAAAGAGATTCCTTTATTAACCATCTGTGAAACGGTCTCACAAACCATAAAATCAGCTGACTTAATTTTTCTATGTGTGAAACCATTGGATATGCATCCAATCTTATTCAAACATAATCATCTTTTCACAGCCGAAAAGTGCCTTGTTTCCATAACGAGTCCTGTCAGTGTCACTCAACTAGAGTCGGTTGTTGATTGCTCTTGCGCCCGCTTAATTCCAAGTATTACGAATCGTGTGTTATCTGGTGTCTCTTTATTGTCCTTCAGCACAAACTGCTGGACTGACTGGAAAGAAATTTTATTTTCACTGGCTGAAAAAATATCGACACCTGTGGAAATTGATGAAAATATTACGCGGGTATCCTCTGATATTGTTAGTTGTGGACCAGCGTTTTTTAGTTATATCACGCAGCGGTTTATTGACGGGGCTGTAGAAGAAACAAAAATCTCTAAGAGCCAAGCAACCTTACTCGCATCACAAATGCTCATAGGACTAGGTGAATTATTAAAGAAAAACGTTTATACTTTACCATCGCTTCAAGAAAAAGTATGTGTGAAAGGTGGGGTTACGGGAGAAGGTATTAAAGTGTTAGAGAGCGAAATTGGGGATATGTTTCAAAAAGTATTTCGAGCAACACACGAGAAGTTTGAAGAGGATCTGTCAAATACAAAAAAACAATTTAAGACGTACTAA